In Rhodococcus sp. OK302, one genomic interval encodes:
- a CDS encoding carboxylesterase/lipase family protein: MDHLEVVVDSGKIRGRLLERRAGNLRTWRAIPYAAPPVGPLRFRAPQPVEPWQGIRSAAEFGSPAPQSKGNLDENCLLLNVLAPSQTSDEPRPVMVFIHGGAYNGGNPSTPMYHGTSLVERGNIVYVSIQYRLGALGYLDFSELSTDKRLFESNLGLRDQVSALEWVQRNIAAFGGDPHNVTVFGESSGANAVTTLMATPTATGLFAQAIAQSPPAASAYGKDRANRWAQEFLEIAQASATDPASWLCSASVGELVDAGEELARRGADEEPGTRAFAPVVGDDFLPQHPLDVFAAGNAHPIPFLVGSNLHEGRIFPRFLNILPTDPERIEKMFSHTSPDVKERALAAYPTYPHRYAAADLGGDITFWEPAILCAQGHCTVAPTYSYRYDFAPRLLRLLGIGATHATELFAVFGRSDALIKCLTVFGGRRSLHAVTETMQNHWIHFARQGIPGSDWPQYSTANRETMIFDSTSYVENDPLADRRRAWIGYQHRR, translated from the coding sequence ATGGACCACCTTGAAGTAGTTGTCGATTCCGGGAAAATCCGCGGTCGTCTACTCGAACGGCGAGCCGGTAATCTCAGGACGTGGCGGGCGATTCCGTACGCCGCACCGCCCGTCGGCCCACTGCGGTTTCGAGCGCCGCAACCCGTAGAGCCCTGGCAGGGTATCCGCTCGGCTGCCGAATTCGGTTCGCCCGCACCACAGAGCAAGGGTAATCTCGACGAGAACTGCTTACTTCTCAATGTTCTTGCGCCCAGCCAGACTTCCGATGAACCGCGTCCGGTCATGGTGTTTATTCACGGAGGCGCGTACAACGGAGGCAACCCGTCGACGCCGATGTACCACGGCACATCCTTGGTGGAGCGCGGCAACATCGTCTACGTTTCCATTCAGTATCGCCTCGGAGCCCTGGGGTACCTCGACTTCAGTGAGTTATCCACCGACAAGCGATTATTCGAATCGAACCTGGGTCTCCGAGATCAAGTGTCTGCGCTGGAATGGGTGCAGCGAAACATTGCTGCATTCGGCGGCGACCCGCACAATGTCACAGTGTTCGGTGAATCATCCGGTGCGAATGCCGTCACCACGCTGATGGCCACACCGACGGCAACGGGTTTGTTCGCGCAAGCAATCGCTCAAAGTCCCCCCGCCGCTTCGGCATACGGCAAGGATCGAGCGAACCGCTGGGCACAGGAATTTCTCGAGATCGCCCAGGCGTCGGCCACAGATCCGGCGTCCTGGCTGTGCTCGGCTTCAGTGGGTGAATTGGTTGACGCCGGCGAGGAACTGGCTCGCCGCGGCGCCGACGAAGAACCGGGAACGCGCGCGTTCGCTCCTGTTGTGGGCGACGATTTCCTTCCCCAACATCCACTCGACGTATTTGCCGCGGGAAATGCGCACCCGATCCCCTTTTTGGTGGGGTCGAATCTCCACGAGGGACGGATTTTTCCGCGCTTCCTCAACATCTTGCCCACAGATCCGGAACGGATCGAGAAGATGTTTTCTCACACTTCACCGGACGTGAAAGAGCGTGCGCTGGCGGCCTATCCAACGTATCCGCACCGTTATGCGGCTGCGGATCTGGGCGGCGACATTACATTCTGGGAGCCGGCGATCCTCTGCGCACAAGGCCATTGCACTGTGGCGCCAACGTACAGTTACCGCTACGATTTTGCGCCTCGACTACTTCGGTTGCTCGGCATCGGTGCAACACATGCCACTGAACTGTTTGCAGTCTTCGGCCGATCGGATGCATTGATCAAGTGCCTCACCGTCTTCGGCGGACGCCGTTCGCTACACGCTGTCACCGAAACTATGCAGAATCATTGGATTCACTTCGCCCGTCAAGGTATCCCGGGAAGCGATTGGCCCCAATACTCCACGGCGAACCGCGAGACCATGATCTTCGACAGCACCAGCTATGTCGAGAACGATCCCCTCGCCGATCGCCGACGCGCCTGGATCGGCTATCAGCACCGACGGTGA
- a CDS encoding ABC transporter ATP-binding protein — translation MISLDTVYKTYQSDSEHSVRLGGVGSGGVAVPAVERVSFNIATGQLVAIYGVSGSGKTTLINMIAGLDDPDSGTVNVAGVEVTALSADQRAAFRRESVGVVFQEYNLIANATVADNVSLAQVAGGMRRSAAKRAAEEALRRVGLDGLGGRFPQQLSSGQKQRVGVARALLGARKVMLVDEPTGALDAVNSLALFALFRELADDGMTVLVATHDPMARGYADRVFSIADGKVVEELRIEKLRIEEFEK, via the coding sequence ATGATTTCTCTCGATACTGTTTACAAGACATATCAGTCGGACAGCGAGCACAGTGTCCGACTGGGCGGTGTCGGATCAGGTGGTGTCGCGGTCCCTGCGGTGGAGCGGGTCTCGTTCAATATTGCGACGGGCCAGCTGGTGGCGATCTATGGCGTCAGTGGATCCGGAAAGACGACCTTGATCAATATGATTGCAGGACTAGATGATCCGGATTCTGGGACCGTGAATGTGGCAGGCGTCGAAGTAACCGCATTGTCGGCCGATCAGCGTGCGGCGTTTCGGCGCGAGAGTGTCGGTGTGGTGTTCCAGGAATACAATCTGATCGCGAATGCGACAGTCGCGGACAATGTCTCGCTGGCGCAGGTAGCTGGAGGTATGCGGCGGTCGGCAGCGAAGCGGGCTGCTGAGGAAGCGCTGCGACGGGTTGGTCTCGATGGATTGGGCGGGCGTTTCCCGCAGCAGCTCTCCAGCGGTCAGAAGCAGCGCGTCGGCGTCGCTCGCGCCCTGCTCGGGGCCCGGAAAGTAATGCTGGTCGACGAACCGACGGGCGCTCTCGATGCCGTGAACTCGCTGGCACTGTTCGCGCTGTTTCGCGAGCTCGCAGACGACGGGATGACGGTGCTCGTCGCTACGCATGACCCAATGGCCAGGGGGTATGCGGATCGTGTGTTCTCGATTGCCGACGGCAAGGTCGTTGAAGAGTTGAGAATTGAAAAATTGAGAATCGAAGAGTTCGAGAAATGA
- a CDS encoding SDR family oxidoreductase, whose amino-acid sequence MAVTGATGHIGGLVARSLAQEGISQRLLARSVTRLPQLTGADAVETSYGDLGAAVSGLTGIDALFMVSAAESADRLTAHRTFIDAATTAGVRHIVYTSYLGAAPDATFTLARDHWATEEYIRSTGMAFTFLRDSAYIDFLPSLAGADGVIRGPAGNGVVGAVSRSDIARVAVSVLKDLDSHADRTYDLTGREALTLTEVAAIITEVTGAPTAYVEETIEEAYASRASYNAPDWEVDAWVSTYTAIANGELSSISTAVEDITGVPPLTLREFLTAGAGA is encoded by the coding sequence ATCGCAGTAACCGGTGCAACCGGCCATATCGGCGGTCTGGTTGCTCGTTCACTGGCGCAGGAAGGCATCAGCCAACGACTACTTGCACGTTCGGTGACCCGCCTCCCCCAACTCACCGGTGCCGACGCGGTGGAAACGTCGTATGGGGACCTCGGCGCCGCAGTATCCGGGCTTACCGGAATCGACGCACTGTTCATGGTCTCGGCGGCGGAAAGTGCCGATCGACTCACTGCGCACCGCACCTTCATCGACGCTGCGACCACTGCCGGTGTCCGCCATATTGTCTATACCTCGTACCTCGGCGCGGCTCCGGACGCCACATTTACACTGGCCCGCGATCATTGGGCAACCGAAGAATATATTCGCTCAACCGGAATGGCTTTTACATTTCTTCGCGATAGTGCGTACATCGATTTCCTTCCGTCTCTGGCGGGCGCGGACGGAGTTATTCGCGGGCCGGCTGGTAACGGAGTGGTAGGTGCGGTATCTCGGTCCGACATCGCCCGCGTCGCAGTTTCTGTTCTGAAAGATCTCGATTCGCATGCGGACCGGACGTACGATCTCACCGGCCGTGAAGCCCTCACATTGACCGAAGTAGCCGCAATCATCACCGAAGTCACGGGCGCACCGACGGCGTACGTCGAAGAAACCATCGAAGAGGCCTACGCCTCCCGTGCGTCGTACAACGCCCCGGACTGGGAAGTTGATGCCTGGGTATCGACATATACCGCAATCGCGAATGGCGAACTGTCGTCGATAAGCACTGCGGTAGAGGACATTACCGGTGTTCCGCCGTTGACCTTGCGAGAGTTTCTCACGGCAGGTGCCGGCGCCTGA